From the Ipomoea triloba cultivar NCNSP0323 chromosome 8, ASM357664v1 genome, the window aatgataggtgttaagagtcccacaatAAGAaagaacatatgggtttataaaaTCATGGATTAAACTAGTTGATCGATTGGATTCAGTTTTTTTTGTGTGGTTTGGCCAATGTGCATTATAGCTTAGTTGAGAGAACTTgacccaatcttagattataataACATAGTATCAAAGCCTGCCGGTCCACTTTGCCCATTATAGCCCAGACCAATCTTAAATTTAAACAATAGGCATAGACCAACCTTAGATGGTGCAGTTCTATCTACTGAGCTTTTGGGTTTTGTTGCCTTGCTCTTCTGCTTTTTGCTTTTCTGGGATCACATAAATATGAACATATTACATGATCTTAAAACAAAGTAGACACAAGTGATCTCAAATGAGGATTAAATAAGCCACCTTTTTCTTATCAGCGAGCAATAGATCTGTGGTAGCATAGGGAGATTCCAAAAACTCTAACAACCTCAAACAAAGCTCTTCCTGCAAGTTAAACATGGAAAGAAAATCATGGACTGTATTGAGTAGAATgatcaataaaaatatatcataataCATGCCTTCTTTGTAACTGATTTGACTGGAAGATTAAGGACATCACAAAAATCCAGCAACTTTTCTTTCACACACTTGTCAAACTTATCTTGGATCCTTCCTCTCTGCTTTTCATgctgaattttaaaaaaatatgattttgtatATCAGATGGTTCTAGGTTGTTCAGATGTCATCACAGAAAGCCATCATCAAGTGTTCCTCTCATATATTATGGATGTAAAATTCATGTGAGAATAAGAAAGCTAGGTCAAGtaaatcaagattcaagaataaGAATTAGATAGCAATCATGTCAATAAAATAGTACAACAAGCAACAAGTTTCAGAATGAAAATCATTTACCTCATTTTCATCCCACAAATATCCAGAAAATTGAcctatatttttcttcaaattataAGCCTGCAAAAGAAAGAGGAAAGATTGGGATGTAAGGGAAGTTAGTTCCACAAAGTCTTAGAGCTAGAACTAAGTGCACCAGAACGAGGATAACCTTTGTTTTCTTTCCATAAAGAATGCTATGGAGTATCTGTAGGTTCTCATCGGGTTTCCTCTTGGATAACTTATAAGCCACTGAGATCATAACCAAATGTTATCAAAATGGTTGAaagtggaaaattttatatagttATAAGCTTTTTAAATTATAGCAAAATAAGATCATAGGATAAACTTCAAAAATTTTTGGGAACCAAGTCACTAAAGATTCATTCTGCAGGCTTATCATGAGATTTTCATTACTCAATGATCCAGTTCAGGAAATTCCATAGCATGGGTATTTGGGTAATAAGCAATATCTCCTTGCAGCTGATTTACTAACACTGCACTAGCAATAAGATATTTAATGGAATTCATTCAAAGTAATTCAGCAGCCATTCTTTAGTTGGACCCCGGTGTATTAAACCAGGCACCAAGTTCAACACAAGCAATCTTGTGAAGactaatatgaaaattttagcATGTGAAGCCTGAGATTAGGTCCTTCACTTCTCATGAGAAGTGGATTGGATGTTTCCCACAAAACGATCAAACACAAATCCATTAAAATTTGATACTACATGCAACCATTAGTTTTAGTATATAGTTTGACAGCATGTGAAAGCGGCTAGTACAAGACACACTCTCTCTATCCCATATTTCTTGGGGATATTTCCTTTAAGGAATGTTGCATAACCACCATTAAATTTCAGAAGGCATTTAATGCCAAATTGCTAGGATTCCCTTCAACATTAAAAGACACATGTGTGTCTTTTAAAACCATGTGCTTGGCCAAAGGGGCCAGTTGAAATGGAATGGAATGGGGCAATGAACAGAAATATATCTTTGATATGTTTCACACTGTAGAGAAGAAATTATCACTACAACAATTTCCCACCATTGCAACCCAAATgtcataaatcaaaattaagcaaaaagtgggtaaccccagccaagatggctAAAGATACAAACTTTAACCACAAGCACGAGTTTTGAATCACAGtcctcttggtttgagccgatcaactATGTGCAATCTAGACTAATTTACCTCCTTGTTATCCTTTAATTtaccggctagggtcacaagacaaGATTTACCCACTACAAATCCTCAAATAGTAGATGTGGTTTCCCTCATCACCCCAATAAAATTAAGCAAACACTAACTTTGATTCCAAGCCCAAAGTTCCAGATACAGAGTAAAGAACTCATCAGTAGGATGTTATTTTCTAGCTTTAAAGAAGGATGTCAACTCTAAGTTATTATGTACTTGaatttaacttctttttttttttaaatcataccTAATAAGAAACAAAAGATAAAGGGAATAGCAATACTACTAAggcaaagaaaagaaagaaaccaTACCATTTGGGATGTCCCTAAGCTGCACTCCTCGGCCCTACATTCATTAAGAGATAAAAAGGAAATGACAAGTTAAAGTAATATTCATGGCAATGGGACTGTAACACGATGCTAGGAAGCAAGTAAAAATAGGGTGTAAACTGAAAAACAAGTAGGCTTGGATTCGAATAGGGACGTCACCAAAGCAGAAAACAAGGATCTTTACTCATTTAGGATTCAATTAGGTAAAATcgtcaaaattcaaaatttaattaattaagcacaaaaacatTTAGTCGACGAtaaaattgggtattaactcatttaatTACTCAATGTTTTAAGGGAGATTTCAAGTGAAATCATATAAATTAGTACCCGGTGTCAGGAACAGAATAatgaatcatatatattttgccCTAGACTGAAATACAAAAGCAAGAAGGCAGAGATTAAGAACAATACCTTCTGAATGGAAAGCAATTTGGTGGCAGAAGGTCTTGATGTAGGAGTTGCATAGAAACGATCGACTGTCTTCCTCTCCCTAGTAGGCCTCAAACTCGCACCTGGGGATGATTGGATTTTGTCGGCACCATCAGATTCTTCTTCTAGATTCTCCTCCTTTTCCTTTTCCCCgtcttcttcgtcttcttctacTACTTCTTCAGATTTCGCCTCTTCTGGcttctccttctcctcctcctcctgccGCTGATTTGTTTCTTCAGCCAGGAGCTTCACTCTTAGGGTTCCTTCCACTGACGCCATTGaaatctgaacaagttgagattttgataatataattttatctgATCTGAAGCAATTGGAAAGGGATGATCATTTAAATGCTAGTTGGAgggaaaataagaatgaagttaGAAAAGGCGggagaacttttttttttttttcctctacaAAATAATTAAGCGGTAAATTTACTGACCTCTTTTTTTTTCGCAATTCCTGAATTCTTTGCTTCTCCTTTTTTGCTTATTCAATTCTGAGAATATCTTttattatactataaaatattcaatttagttATCGACTAGAGTGAATTaggattaaattgaaaaaaaaatactatagttaatgattaatttgaataaaaatcaatagtctaaactaaattagatattaataagaaaaaaatagaaaattaccaATCTACAATTACAGATGACTCAATTATATGAATTCATCGGTAGAGAACTCAATTAAAcaacacaaaaaatatttaggagtaaattaaaaaaatcactataagtAAGGAATAAATTGATTATTAACTCATCTTTATATATCATATAAAATATTGCATTCGCATTTAggttttattgttattatatattaaaaaaaaaataaaaaatgaatcaGTCACGCCAAATTTGTTACTGAActccaattgttatactatgaaGCAtggttcatattacattgtgagctatgatccaaaaattatgtttgcagttaacacattatatacttgtaattaacaatttatttatttctttacatgTAAACAatttgaagacacataatataataattatatacacAACATGataactatatatacacataaattgttgactacaagtacataatatattaacgaTTGACACAAGATGTTAGTTAACATATTGTGTACc encodes:
- the LOC116027859 gene encoding protein DEK-like isoform X1 — its product is MASVEGTLRVKLLAEETNQRQEEEEKEKPEEAKSEEVVEEDEEDGEKEKEENLEEESDGADKIQSSPGASLRPTRERKTVDRFYATPTSRPSATKLLSIQKGRGVQLRDIPNVAYKLSKRKPDENLQILHSILYGKKTKAYNLKKNIGQFSGYLWDENEHEKQRGRIQDKFDKCVKEKLLDFCDVLNLPVKSVTKKEELCLRLLEFLESPYATTDLLLADKKKKSKKQKSKATKPKSSVDRTAPSKKRKVSSEWNEEADNTGDESQEDDQNDEDAEEESVPEGTDSEEEQNEKISSKKDYGTKIGDKVAGKDTPVKSSKSSKVVSAKRQKVGEDKSISVKEKASSRKLSKKDGKPRNVKADLEPSKEEIYTAAVNILKNVDFDTATLSDIIRQLGSHFGVDLMHKKAEVKAIVTDAMNNMSDDEGEAGDNESED
- the LOC116027859 gene encoding protein DEK-like isoform X2; this translates as MASVEGTLRVKLLAEETNQRQEEEEKEKPEEAKSEEVVEEDEEDGEKEKEENLEEESDGADKIQSSPGASLRPTRERKTVDRFYATPTSRPSATKLLSIQKGRGVQLRDIPNVAYKLSKRKPDENLQILHSILYGKKTKAYNLKKNIGQFSGYLWDENEHEKQRGRIQDKFDKCVKEKLLDFCDVLNLPVKSVTKKEELCLRLLEFLESPYATTDLLLADKKKKSKKQKSKATKPKSSVDRTAPSKRKVSSEWNEEADNTGDESQEDDQNDEDAEEESVPEGTDSEEEQNEKISSKKDYGTKIGDKVAGKDTPVKSSKSSKVVSAKRQKVGEDKSISVKEKASSRKLSKKDGKPRNVKADLEPSKEEIYTAAVNILKNVDFDTATLSDIIRQLGSHFGVDLMHKKAEVKAIVTDAMNNMSDDEGEAGDNESED